The DNA window CAATAGCTGGCACTTACATTCTCAGTAACTCACTAGGAGACATGAGTAATAGGGGAAAAAAGTATTCCCTTACTTATAGCTCAACAGCAAACGGAGAAACATGGcagctttcagcaacagacttcaacagaatcaagagagggaaagagagatggagcagagaggcggggctcttttCGAAATTaggagggaactattggttagtgctggatagattgacagtcaccccagttcAGAAAAAGTCCCACCaagccacacctactaaaggcaacATGCGAGGTTTTAAAAACTCAGACGGTAGAGGGCACAGGGTCAGCCATCTTGCATTCTTGCTTcagcttttcctcttttttcaggTGCTCCACGATGAGACAAACCTGGATCGCCTGGTGCTGGACAGTCGTGCTCCTGGTTGCTCTGTTCAACGAGCCCGCCGTTTGCCGCCGGGGTGGCAGTCGGGGAGGGGGAAGCAGCAAAAGCCGAGggtcctcctcttcatcctcgtCCTCCAGTCGGGGAGGCTTCCATTCTCTACCAAAGAGCAGCAGCGGCGGACAAAGTCAACCAGGCAGCTCCAGCGGCTCCCGGGGGGCAAAGGTGGCCGGAGCGGCCGCCGTTGGGGCAGCCGTCGGTTACGGCCTGAGCTCTCTCGGGAGATCCCGTTACtcccgaggaggaggaagctccTCAACAGCCGGGAAGCCGGCagcccagcctggcttccagaaCCCCAACTGGTCAGACCCCATGATGGAGAGGGAGCTCTACAGCCGAGCCCCGAAGGACCCCGGCCGGGTGACCCTCCTGACCTTCTCCCCTGTGGTGTGCGGGGTCGTCTACGTCATCCGGGGCTAAGACTGAGTCACGGCCTTCAGACCTGGGAGGGCGGAAGAGGGACCACCCGGCCGCCGCCTCTCGCCCTGCGCTATGGTTTGGTTTGCGGTGAAATGAGGGTTGGTGTGTAGCAGggaggaaacgggggggggggcaggatccaGGCTAGGGTCTAACCAGCAGAACATGTGGCCCTGGTGAAGCTGAAACCTTGAAATCTGCCTTCTCCGATGGGTCACCCCTTTCCGATGCCTCAGACAACAGTCCTCCTTGTCCTCGGCCAGCACGGCCATCGGATCCCCATCgggctggagatgatgggactGGTCATCTTGCCCGCCGGAGGGAATCCCAGGTCAGGAAGAAGCCCATGGAAaaggttcagaaaaaaaataaatcattgcGTGCCTTTGCAGGATGGTCCTGAGCGAGGGGGATTTCTGAAATGAGAGTCTATGCATCGGACCCTTAACCAGAAAGAGACGGTTGGTTTGTGACGCCCATGGGCCTTTTAAGCCTTTGATCCCCATCCCCTTCAGGGAGCCAAGCCAAGCATGATGCTTATATCCAGCCCCATcgcacttaaagctctctctgggaggtttacaattttaattatgcaggctacacatcgcccccgcccccagcaagctgggtactcacaacctaccaacctcagaaagatggaaggctgagcgaacctcgagccagctccctgggattgaacctgggtcacgagcagagttttggcGGCAGGGCGGCAGTTTAACCAATGCACGACGAGGCTCCTGTAGCAGACAGTGGCGGCTGTGCCTAAAGAGACAGGAGCATAAGCCTCCAAGTGCCTGAAGTTTGTGCTGCCCCACCACACCCCAGCCTTCCTTTTGACTCCTGAAGTTTAGAAAGGCATCCATGGCAGAGCTAGACCAacggagtgggtgggtgggataaaTAGCCCCCGCAGTCCATCATTAGAACACACACATAGACAGAGCCCTTAAGCTTGGATATAACAGTCAGAGGGTTTGCGTGCATGTGGTGCTTAAATGACAGGGGCCCCTCctttatacatatatgtataattCAGATGATTCCTTATGTATTTATTGACTACATCATATTATTTGAAGCTTAATGCTGACAATCAAGGATCAGCTACAGCAAAAGAAAAGCCTTCCACGCTTGAGTTCCTGTGGCTTAGAAACAGAGGTGCATCTGGACAGGTTTTCCATCTTGCTGGGCTGCTGGGGTTCGGGAACCGTTCCGCTCCTTGGTGCCAGGGCCCCTGTGTTATAGCTACTTTCGCCGAATCCAGCTTCCCTTCTTCCATCCCAGCAGATGATAATCTTGATGGCTCACTAATTGGATGGTTTCTTTCCAGGAGCAGAAATATCATGGGTTGCAGCCTGCTGGTATGTTCGCATGCAGTGTGATCATTCagagttggtttttttaaagaatcacaaCTTAAGGAGTGTGAAAAATGACTTGTCAAAAGCAAGCCCCTGGCTATAGACATTATAATAATTATTCCCTATCTGTTAAAAACTAGCTCTCAGAGTTGCGTCCCCAACTCTGTGATTTTTTTCTACTGGGTGAAATGTTGCATGTTTGGAAATTTGCTTTAAGATTTTCTCTTCCAGAGAAAGAGGGCGCTTTGCAAATATTTGTATTCCAGTGTAATGCATTTGGTCTGGCTGTTTGAAAACAGAGAAAATGGTTAGGCCACGATGAGGAAAGAGCTCTCTCTGCCTGGCCACCTGCAATCAATATCTCAGAATGCAACCTTTCCCTTTGTGGTGTCTCGGTGTTTTCTTTTGCCAATTTCAACAGTAGCGATAAAGACTCCCTAAGTCTTTTTGTCTGATGGTCATGGCTGCACGAAGCAAGGGCTGAGCTCCTTTGAACGTTTGAAACTATAATAAAATGGAATTGCCAAGCGCAGGTCATTGAAGTGCCTTTCTATGAAAGAGCATCAGCTCCGAACCTTTGTAAGTGGCAAGGTTAGAAATGTTGTATACGAATCTGCAGCCTGTAGGATTACGAGCAAATTATACATACTGGGTTGCCCTCCGCAGGCAAAATCAGGCAGAATCCTACGAATTTAGATCAAAGAAAAAGACAAGGCCACTCTCTTCTGTTCTGGATCCTGAGCTTGGAAACCTTACGTTTTGGccgtcaacccccccccctcgaaTCTTCCCGACAACATGGGTGAggactttccccctacattttgaCTAAATGTCATCTGATAAGCAAGGCAAAGCAAGATCACAGCGCTTAAGCTTGGGTATAACAGCCAGAGGGTTTGTGCGCATGCGGTGCTTGAATTACAGGGGGCCCCTCCTGTGTAGACCCCTGAGCTATTGTCCTTTGAGAAGACTACATGGTTTAAAAGCTAGGTGGGTGGGTTTGGGCATTTCATTTAAGACTCTGCCTTTGAGTGCCATTCCTGGACATTCGCAGGTGTGATTATGCAGTTTTTAAAGGATTAATTcgaagggagagaggaaaaactgGGCCAAAATCCATCTCAGACTATGAATGAGCAAAAGGGAGATTTGCTGAGGCCTGGATCTCCCTAGTCTGTGCATTTCTGTCCCTTCTCAGTGATGAGGGGATTTCTGCCGGCCCTTCTCTTCCAAACAAATGCCGTCTGTTCCTCCCGGGGGGTTTTCCCCTCCTGCCTTTCCCAAATCCATTTGGCTGTCAAGAAGCTGGAACGCACTCGGAAAGGCTCCCATCCTTCGATCTGTTATCCACTCTCCCCTGTGTCGGCTGCCACTTCGAGTTAGCCTCAGTGGGCctcccattatttatttactctTTTGTTGCCCTCCTGCTAGGAAAGATGATGGTGAAGACAAGCAGAGTGGGCAGaatttccttttgctttcagaATTCTTGCccatctttcatttctttctggtttgttttttttttgagctagaatttttattattcttatttctaTCATTATTTTTAACAGATGCCATATGGAGGCCTCTCACAAAGGTTGCAGAGAGGAAAAGGTCCAGGGCAGTGCTTTGGGGTATCACTCTGCATGGCCCTAAATTAGgaacagtgatttttaaaagcggCAATCCCCACATTCTGGAAGCTGTCATCTCCAAAAGCAACTTTCCCCAAACTCTGTGCAGGGAGACAGAACACCCCACGTACATGGCAGTGTCTGcctggagagggaagggaagggttcAACAGGACCTGGCCAAGGAAAGAGCCCGAATATCCAGGAATGGCTTCTCAAATGTCTAACCAAAAATCAACCCTGTCCCAGAATTTTTCACTGCTCAGTGTCAACTATGTGGCTCTAGCTTGAGGTGTTCATAAGGTTTGTGAGCAACGGGAACACAACTTTTCAGCCTCTTGTCTTTGTGGAGCGCCTGTTCCACTGTGTTGGTTGTGTGATCCGTCTTGAGCCAAATCCCACAGCAAAGCCGTTCAAGTATGGGGCACAGCAGGGCCCGGTGGGAGGGGCGTTTCCAATCCATGTGGCAACAATCCAGAGATGTGAGCTGAGTTTTTCTGCGGTGCAAAGCCTGCAGAACAGAGGAAGCTATGTCAGAGGTGTTCTCCGGGCCATCCATCCAAGCCTGCTCCCTAGGATGGCCAGTAGGGTCTCTGCGGGAGCATAAGTTGCTGTGGGAAGTTTGGTGAGTGGGTCACCAATGGGGATCAAGTGGATCATTTCAGGTGCCCATTTTATGTCTCCTCCAAGTCTCGGACCTGGAGACGCTGGAGTGGAGATGGGCAGTTCATGGGAAACTGGCCGGCAGTTTGGTGGGTGGAGTCTACAGAAAGGCATCTTTAGGAACAAAACTAGGTTGCAACTAGGAATGTGTTGGGATGAAGCCTGATGTAAACGGGGGTTCAGAACAGAAGCTCTTCTCCAACTAAGCGGCACACCGCCCTGATGCCCCCTGGATAACTCCTGGATCTTCCCCCTGAGAGGTCCCTCCTTCCCCTGGAGACCTTGACACAAAGTGGGATCCTTGAAGCTTCAGCCATATTCGGTCCTGTCCCTGTGGTCTCCATGGTAGGTGCAGAGTTGACAAGAGAAGGCCAAGGGGCAACGTTTGGGATTCTGTCTTCCCTCCACATctgcctcccttcccttcttccctctctgtctctcaatCTGGGCCAAAGGAGGTGCTTGGGATTTTTTTGGAAGAGGCGAAGTGCATCACTTTCAGAACATGAATGGAGCACCTCTGGGCATTTGAGTGTATCAAGTATCTCCGAGTATCTCCAAGTGTGAGTTCACATGTGCCTAGAAGTGGAAGGGGCTACCATGAGACTGGGGCTCCTCTGCTTCTAGATACGCCTGCTCCCCAATCTTGTCCTTCATTCCCCACTCACCTCTCTAAGCCCAAAAGATGGGCACGCGGCTGCAGAGGATGTTGAGGGCAGTGCCCAAGTCGAAACGATCAACCAGGGGTGTCAGGAGCACCTCTTCCTGTTCCCTCCCACTCAGGGTTGGAGATAGGATGGATGACTTGACCTGGCGTGGAAGACGAAAGAGAGGGAACCGAGCTGCTATGATTTATTTAGTGGGTACAAAAAACAAAAGGGATTAATCTTTGAAAGTTCATCTCTCCCTACGACACGAGGCAGGGCCTCCCAGGTTGATGTTTTACTGACCCGCTTTACCTGCCCCACCTTCTAAAGCCATCAAAAATCTAAAGCCATCTCCAGTCTTGACAGCATGGAAACTGTTTTAAGTCTCTCTGGCCCCTTACAAAGAAAGGGCTCCAGGCTTCAcatgggagaggaagagggatcTAGATTCCAAGATGGATGTTGCATGTCCAGAATGGAGATTCAAAGGCTATAGCTTCACATGCCCTTTCTGGTTCtcagcaaagcaaaggaaatataACCCCTAGTGAGTCTTGCTGAATCGCATGCCCGTTCTTCCTCGCGCCACCAGCAGAGAGCAAGCAGACCTTGCTCTCTCTTTCCCTGATCCTGGTGTGTTGTGATATTTTACATGATGAAGGGATTTCTTTTATCTCAAAAGCTTGCCCCAAGAATCTTGACCTGGGGTTCtcgtaggttttccgggctgtttggccgtgttccaaaggtttttcttcctaacgttttgccagtctctgtggccagcatcttcagaggacaggagctagaactctttctgtgttctggtgtagtgtgtgggatagttgagtatttgtaccAGTGGGATCAGCTCCCCCCCAACTCCTGTCCTATGAAGATACCagagaaagccttcgagaatactggcaaaacgttaggaagaaaaacctccagaacacagccaaacagcccaacacacctacaacaaccatcggatcccggccgtgaaagcctttgagaatacaatctTGATCCTGTTTAACTGAAAGTGAATGGAAGGTGTCACCACCACCACATAGATTTCAGAGTTATAGACACTGAGCAGGGCgggtctgaaagaactgggcatgtttagtcttgagaaaagaagactgagggaagataggataacgcttttcaaatacttgaaaggctttcatacagaggaggggcaggatctgttctcaatcctcccagagtgTGGGACACGTAAGAATGGgcacaagctacaggaagccagactttgaatatcaggaaaaatgtcttaactgttagagaagtatgtCGATGGAACCCATTACCTTGGGAGGCGGTGAGCACTCAAACACTGGCGGCCTTCAAAAGGAAATTGAGCCACCCTcgatcagatctgctttgatttggagtcctGCCCTGacaagggggttggactggatggccttctaggacccttccaactccattattctagaaTTCTGTCATCTGCTCATAAACTGCCAAGGAGCTGCCTCTTCTGCCCCGTTCACTACACCCCATTTCCTGTAGCTTAAATGGGGTTGTCCATCCTAATGACACTAGATCTGCTGGATCAACGGTAAATTGATGCTTCTGTGAATGCCACTGATTCAAGATTTTTTTACTCTAGGGATCAAATCTAGGCCAGTATCTCTCAAGGTCCTGTCACAACCGGTTCTGCATCCAGCAAGGATCCTGCCCTTACCTGTAATTCCGTGAAGATGGCATCCAGACCTTGGACATTTCCCTTATCCATCCTGGTGAGATAGCAGGCTTGCCCATCCCAGGGTCTGTAGCCGATCAACAGCTGTGCAAAGACAGAGCATGGCTTTCCATTTAGCCCTTTATGCCCCCAACAACATCTTTCATATCCTGCAAAACAGCATCTCTCAAAGGCCAACGTCAGGTTCGGCCCCCTAGTGAAGGAAGATGGTtcacctaattttttttaaatcatttcccaTAAATATTATAACTTAAAACCACTGCTCTTTTTCATGCATATGAAGTAATCTAAATATtctgctctgaaaaaaaaatgaaaaatagggCCAGAATCCCATTACCAGTTGCAAACAACAGTAGGTCCCTTGAGTCAATGGGATTTTGATAAGCGTTGACTCATCCTTCAACAGTTGGTTCAGTGGATCTATGCTAGTCATGTGAGAATGAACCAGACGGCGGTCTCATGTGCCTTACGGGGACCTTTCCACCTGGGCCAGGTGTCCCTCACCTTACTAAAGTCATAAATGATGGTGGCTGGATCGTGGATCCCGTCATTCACCAGGAAAGTGGCTTCCTCCATCTCCGTGGGAAGATGTAGCTGCTCTTCTCCTCTCAGGCCCTTGATGGTCATCTGCAGAACctacaggagaagaagaagaaacgggCCCCTGTGACAGAGCTTATTTGTCCCCCTTTAGAGCATGGCTCCAGGGACTCATCCTGCATGTTATCAACACACTACGTTGTCCTTGCCACCAGGCTGGGGGGAAAATCAGGAAAATAAATTCTAGTTTCCTGTAGTGCCCAGTTCTGATAGTGCACCTTGCAAATTCTTAACCAAAGTGCAAAAAGTAAACAGCTTCCTTTGCTGATTaggactgattttaaaaaatggtaccaCAATTGAGCAATTACTGCCAGAGGTTGCTCCTAAGAATGCCTTAAAATACCCTTTGAAGGACCATTTGGAAGTAACTTGAAAATGTTACTCCTTAAACCAAAGGGTAACTTTGCAACTtgttgttgcattgttttttttttttgaaatgtaacttagttacaCCTTGTTGCCCTGAAAAGTAACTTGTTATAGGTAAATCCATCACGTGCCATTGGTTGCTTCCTGACTCTGAGTCAGGGCCACCGTTGGCACGGAAAGAAGACTCCCCAGTGGGCACAATCCTCCGCGAAAGCCGAGGGGTTTGCCTAAGGCTCGGCTCACCGTCTCGGTGTGCGCCCGGGTGACGTACAGCCCCATCAGCAGCGCCCCCACGATGACGACCACGATGAGGACGACGACGACCACAATGATCAGCAGCGGCTTGATGCGGATGGGGCAGCTGGGCAGGGTGGGCAGCCGGCAGAGGAGCttgggcaggaagcagcaggccCGGCAGCAGCACTCGCAGCTGGGCgggcagcagccgcagcagccgcagcagcagttGGGGCAAGAGTCGCAGCTGGGGCACCCGCAGCCGTCGCAGCAGCCGCAGCAGTCGCAGCACCCGCAGCAGTCGCAGCAGGGGCAACAGCCCAGGCCCGGGATGGGGATCAGGATGGGGTTGTCCTGCGGagggcagaggaagagaaggggaaagggagaaaaggtTACGTCTGGTGCACGGAAGGAGGAAGGCCCCCTTGGGCTGCGAGGAAGTCAAGGCTGAAAAGCAGCCGTCTCCACCCCTGGACTACCGTTCCCATCCTCTTCCAGGCAGCAATGGGGACAATGGGGATGGTAGTCTGGCATTTCACTCAAGGCCCCAAACTTGGCCAAGGGGGCCTTAGACCcatggttcccaatgttgggtccccagaggttcctggactgcaactcccagaaaccctggccagtgcagctagtgatgaaggcttctgggagttgtagtacaagaacatctggggaccattGCCTTAAGACCCACAgatctttcaggtgccacacaTAAATCAGAAACCCTATCCTTTGAGTAGTTTTGAAGCACACAATGCTTCAAACTCATGACACCTCTTGTTTTGGATGATTTTTTGGTATCCAGCATCCAGCATCCTTCATGTTTTCCCATTTCCATGTCTAGCACAACTACAGTTTTGTGTGTAATTGATTTTCAGTATTGCTTTAAATGGATTTGCACAGGGAGATTTCTGCAATGGGAAAGTGAAATCCGCCGTAGGCATTTGGGGATGCTACTCTTAAGGACATGCATATTTTGAATGAGGACAGAATCCACGGACAGGCAGAAGGAGATTCCTACAGACCGAAAAGTACAGTCTCATGCCTAAACTTGGggtttcagcattttaaaaatcccaaataaCTTCCTTTCAAGGTATATAATTCATTGTGAACTCACATAAACTCAGAGACAAACACAAGGAAATGTACTCAGAGAGGATAAACACTTTAGCAGTGTCATTTTGTGCATTCTGGAAGgttaagatggatggatggatggatggatggatggatggatggatggatggatggatggatggatggatggatggatggatggatggatggatggatggatggatggatggatggatggatggatggatggatggatggatggatgaacagATGACAGTTATGCCTAACTGCCTAATAATGCTTGCCTGCCCATCTATTACCTATTACTGTATCTGGTGTTGATTGACTgatttgttttatgtttattgatttgatttgatttattataTTCCCTTTATTATTGTTAAACTATGCTACTTATTGTTACCCATCCAGAAAAGTGCCTGGCATGAATCAGGAGGTACAGAAgtccagcaaacaaacaaaccaataaataaaaccagaagAGAATTCTCCCTGGTTTTCCATGAGTCATTTTTCTGACATTGTACCCTGAAAatgcttcaggaaaaaaaattattagacaATGCTGTAACAGTAAGAATTGTAAAATTAGTCCAGACAGAGCTGCCTTTGTAACAGCATAATTCACTTTTTGTATACCCTCCAAGTTGGCTTTTAAGGGAGAAGAAGATATCTGTAGATATTGTATAATTTTCTAGATTATTCAGTTGCTATTCCTTGGAGGTCATCTTGGCAGGACCGGCGGGAAAGTTacagcagaaataaataaattaaattaaaaagtatcTGGAGAGTCTCACCTCTGAGGGTGTTCCGAGGAAGGTCTGCTTTGTGAGAACTTCCAtcttctgcttctcctccatGGCCCAGCCGTGCCTGGAATCCTAGCCTCGGCTACACCTGAATGAAAAGggtcacaaacacacacatatatatgtgcgCGTGTTATCTGGGGCCTAGAAAAGTGGTGAAACTTGGTGGGCTGCCGTTTCTCCTGGCCGAGAGCCTGCTGGCTGGGTACCAAACTTTCTTTGTGCCTTCTGGTTCCTCCACTCTGTCGCCTGCCTCTTTCAGGACCACTTCGCCTCCAGAAGTGGTTGGCCCAAGACCTGGCCATCAAGACCCCTCTGAAGACTCTCATCCCCAAGAATTCAAGCCTTGTTGGACAGAGAAATGTAAACATTGGTCTCTTGAGAAGCCAGTCCAGGCACTTGTGATGTCctggcatgctttttttttttctaatgagtGTCCACTTGGACTAGAGAAGGATCCTTTTCCTGTCTTGTGTTGAAGTTGGTTGTACAAGCTTGCAGCCTTTGTCTCTAGATGTTAACTAACAATCCTGAAGTCTCAACATTTGTTCATTTTTGGACATCTCTGTTGTTCCCCTACCCCCAGGGTCTACATTTCAGAAGAGTCCTGCAAGGCTCCAAAACTTGTGTGTTTTTGATCCTTTAGCATCCTGATAAAGGCATTATTTtacccatcttgaactatattattactgtttttttttccaattttattatattgtttttattttatctattattgttaaccgcccagagtagacttgggtctagatgggctgggtatacatttaataaataaaataaataaattaggtagCCCTGGTTttggattttgaaaaaaaaaaaaggaccagcctggttttctcctccctcctccactttcttccccTTTGAAAACCAGTCTTCCATCACACCGACTGGGTGGGTAGGAAGAGGAAGGAACAAAGGAGTCGGTTATTTTAGCAGTTCTTTTGTTATTCTCAATGAATAGCTCAGCAGAGATGTCGGCAAACTAGACCCAGCCAGAATCAGCAGGTTTCTGCAGTCAAGTCAACTCTCTGTGTCGTCTGTTAGGAACCGAGGAGGCCCTTCGGAGTAGTTCCTCTGCTGTTTTTGGTTGCCAACACCCAGGATCACACAGCTAGTATGAACCAGAGAGGTCTTTCCTGAGCTCTGCCAGCTTGGAAACATACTGTCCAAATGCCTCACTCTGTCCATTGGTCGGGCCGGCCGGGCTGACTCATCCTGGTTGCCTGAACTGTCCTTTTTAAGTTCAGTTTGCATACTTCCCCTTATAAGTAAACAGGACGTGCAGGCATTCCATGATACCCATTCCTtgtctttgaattattttttatCACAAAATTTACCATGAACATTTTGTCATAATTGTATAATTATCAGTGATCACACAGACCTTTTGTGTCCCACTGATATACTTTCCTCTaactagttgcgctggccacgtgatcatggaaactgtcttcggacaaaacattcgctctacggcttggaaacggagatgagcaccgtgccctagagtcggacacgactggacaaattgtcaaggggaacctttacctttactaactaAGCAAGAtctctatatatacatatatatttacaaCAGACCTCCGGTTCCACtcattcttcccctttctctaccatgcatttttttttcaacctacAGACATTGCCCCAACTTTTCTGAACTGTTGGGTAGCTCAGCGGCTTAggcctctggctacagagccagaggttgggggttcgatcccCCATtttggcctccttgacagaggctggtctggatgatccagaaggtccctcccagctctgcagttctaagatgacgatgacgACCACCATGATGATCTCTTAATCAGTTCCTAGGCTATACATTTGAGGTGAAACCATAGCGGTTCAACTCCCACTGTGTCCTAGTTTCCTTGCGGTTTCTTCACCTCCTCCCGAGCCTCTCCTTGACTTTTTGATGGGCATCTTGCAAGCAGCCCTTCTACGCCGCCCAAAATGAAACTACAAGTAGGTAAGCAAATTCTGGGGGTGCTGAAGGGCCATTTTCTCAAACACTTGCAGAGCGGAGGCATAGTGTTTGCTTTCCAAGACTTGCCAAGCTTCTTAAGAGGTGTGCTTTTTTTGGTCTCCGTGTGCTTTTTCTCGAGGCAATCAACGCTCGCCAGCCCTTCAGTGGTGCCAGTTTGGGGCCTGAAATGTCCTCCTTGGTTTGGCTGTTGAGTGGCGGTAGCTCTCGAGGAGGTCCTTTGTCAAAGTGAGGATTCTTAGGAAACAGTGTAAAAATTCCTTCAGCCCATTCTCTCCCCTTTCCCACAAAGGTCACACAACAGCATGAAACGGTGCATTGCGCAATCTGCCTTTTACAGCTGAGGAGATGGCGCAAGAGTGCCCGCCATAGAAGGGCAGCCGCGGGTGACTGGGAGTTCACAGTTCCAACAATGAACAGATTGTTCTTCCGCGTAGCCAAGATGGAGAGGAGTGCGCTGTATCATGTTGCTAAAATAGGCTGGGCTGATGCTGACGTGGTGTGGCCACCATGCTGCCGGCAGCATTTCCACATTGACAGCTCCAATTCCTCTAGGTCAGGCCTGGAAGAGCGGTGGTCCTCCGGCGTTTGCTGGGCTCATCAGCCCCAACCACCAATAgctggggaggatgggagttgtTTCAGAGTAGGTCCAGTTTGATACATGATAGcccctgaagaagaagaagaagaaaaatccaaatCCCTAATTATTATTATGGGTCAAAATCATTGGAAACCAACAGAAAGTTGCCTTTAAGAATAACGCATAGGACGATACACTGAAGCCTACCATTTTTAATTTCtgcatgtttttaaatgtaatatattaacTTAAATTTAATTCTCACTTTAATTATGTGTTATTTTATGTTATAGCCACTGTTGTAAACCACATAGAGTGACCGTGGGTCAGATGAGTGGCAcagaaagtcaaacaaacaaacaaacaaacaaacaaacaaacaaacaaacaaacaaacaaacaaacaaacatgcatgcCGTCTCAGGACTCCTTTCCCCAGTGGGCTTAACGGAGGGTTGCAAGGGCAGGTCCCAATTGGTAGAAATCCATGAGATCCGACTTTCTGTCTTGCCTCCTTGCCTAATTTAAGATTTGAGTAAAGGCTACATAGGTGTCACCATCTGACGCAATGCCACTGGAAGTGCCCGGGCTCCATCGGGCCCCATCCTTGCCTTTGTAGCTTGTTGAGGTCCACAGGATTCCCTGCTCTGGTGCCCTCCCACAAACCACAGTGGAGATGTCTAGGTTCCTCATCCAACTACAAAGCCCAGTATCCCCTAAGATGGGGACCAAGAATCCAGCGGACAAAGCCGAAGCCAGTGGAAGGGGAGGGTCGTTCTTCTCCCACCGTGAGTACCTCTTTGCTTTTGGGATCTTTATGATCGCTGTGAAGGTGGTCTGAGGACTTGCCACAAAGGACCTGTAGCTCTTCTCACCTTCAGAACAAGATGCCCCGCAGAGCTGTTGGGATGTGAGACCCGGACGTTCGGGGAAGAGGGTTGAGATAATCAGCTGGGGCTTTGAAGTGAGAaatggaga is part of the Pogona vitticeps strain Pit_001003342236 chromosome 8, PviZW2.1, whole genome shotgun sequence genome and encodes:
- the LOC110072237 gene encoding uncharacterized protein LOC110072237, with the translated sequence MEQTYTLHALLCHFRCPAKLWMNHRSLWLVWVVNTETFVLCWKALLAADNSAASLFAEDVAEGLSPRVSRSGGRNCSSENVLHDETNLDRLVLDSRAPGCSVQRARRLPPGWQSGRGKQQKPRVLLFILVLQSGRLPFSTKEQQRRTKSTRQLQRLPGGKGGRSGRRWGSRRLRPELSREIPLLPRRRKLLNSREAGSPAWLPEPQLVRPHDGEGALQPSPEGPRPGDPPDLLPCGVRGRLRHPGLRLSHGLQTWEGGRGTTRPPPLALRYGLVCGEMRVGV
- the LOC110072113 gene encoding surfactant protein C, with translation MEEKQKMEVLTKQTFLGTPSEDNPILIPIPGLGCCPCCDCCGCCDCCGCCDGCGCPSCDSCPNCCCGCCGCCPPSCECCCRACCFLPKLLCRLPTLPSCPIRIKPLLIIVVVVVLIVVVIVGALLMGLYVTRAHTETVLQMTIKGLRGEEQLHLPTEMEEATFLVNDGIHDPATIIYDFSKLLIGYRPWDGQACYLTRMDKGNVQGLDAIFTELQVKSSILSPTLSGREQEEVLLTPLVDRFDLGTALNILCSRVPIFWA